In a genomic window of Hippoglossus stenolepis isolate QCI-W04-F060 chromosome 15, HSTE1.2, whole genome shotgun sequence:
- the smpd1 gene encoding sphingomyelin phosphodiesterase, producing MRLPAVPPTCGLLTGFLVLLLPLLASGFPAHTPEKPGLVFLEQNRVRFNWRNVSCSMCKAAFTILDVALLADSNEERVARAFGEACIRLHLADEQVCRQITELFRDDFIRALQQSVLWPSEACAMLIGPSCGKFDIYAPWNITLPKVPKPPVTPPSPPKPGSPQSRVLFLTDIHWDKEYQAGSSADCKDPLCCRNDSGSPSWRRREAGYWGTYSKCDLPLRTVENLLENAAGAGSWDWVYWTGDIPAHNVWAQTRKQQLSELTKISRLIHKHLGPHVTVYPAVGNHESTPVNSFPPPFVHGNRSSSWLYDTMAEEWSAWLPKEALKTLRYGGFYTVKVQPGLRVVSLNMNFCARENFWLMVNSTDPANQLQWLAHILQTSEDQGEKVHIIGHIPPGLCLGSWSWNYYHIINRYESTIAGQFFGHTHLDEFQMFYDEDTMSRPLGVAFIAPSVTTYVNLNPGYRVYYVDGDYPGSSRLVLDHETYILNLTKVNHSPGAPLSPEQNPKWTLLYRATEAYGLSTLFPSDYDKLMQAFINDDRVFQRFWYFRHKGHVSSPCKETCKTSLLCFLRSGRYDELEQCDLLNGFKGNMVRAARKTLC from the exons ATGAGGCTCCCCGCTGTGCCGCCCACCTGCGGGCTCCTCACCGGcttcctggtgctgctgctgccgctgttgGCCTCCGGTTTCCCCGCTCACACCCCGGAGAAGCCGGGCCTGGTTTTCCTTGAGCAGAACAGGGTCAGATTCAACTGGAGAAATGTCTCCTGTTCGATGTGTAAAGCTGCCTTCACCATCCTTGATGTCGCCCTGCTG GCTGATTCAAATGAGGAGCGGGTGGCCCGTGCGTTCGGTGAGGCTTGTATCCGTCTCCATCTGGCCGATGAGCAGGTGTGTCGACAAATAACCGAGCTGTTCAGGGACGACTTCATCCGAGCTCTGCAGCAGTCCGTGCTGTGGCCCTCTGAGGCTTGTGCCATGCTGATCGGCCCCTCCTGTGGCAAGTTTGACATCTACGCACCCTGGAACATCACCTTGCCAAAGGTCCCCAAGCCTCCTGTGacacccccctctcctcctaaACCTGGTTCTCCACAGAGCAGGGTCCTATTTCTAACTGATATCCACTGGGACAAG GAGTACCAAGCCGGCAGCTCTGCAGACTGCAAGGACCCTCTGTGCTGCCGGAATGACTCTGGCTCTCCCAGCTGGAGGCGGCGAGAGGCCGGTTACTGGGGAACCTACAGTAAGTGTGACCTGCCTCTGCGCACGGTGGAGAACCTCCTGGAAAATGCAGCCGGAGCCGGATCCTGGGACTGGGTTTACTGGACCGGAGATATACCAGCGCACAATGTTTGGGCCCAGAccaggaaacagcagctgtcagAGCTTACTAAGATCTCCAGGCTCATCCACAA ACACCTGGGACCTCATGTGACAGTTTATCCTGCTGTAGGGAATCATGAGAGTACGCCAGTGAACAGCTTCCCACCGCCCTTTGTTCATGGCAAcagatcctcctcctggctCTACGATACGATGGCAGAGGAATGGTCCGCATGGTTACCAAAGGAAGCTTTGAAGACTCTAAG atacgGAGGATTCTACACGGTGAAGGTGCAGCCTGGTCTCAGGGTGGTCTCTCTCAACATGAACTTCTGTGCTCGAGAAAACTTCTGGCTGATGGTGAACTCGACTGACCCGGCTAACCAGCTGCAGTGGCTGGCCCATATACTCCAGACCAGTGAGGACCAGGGAGAGAAG GTACATATAATAGGTCACATCCCACCTGGCCTGTGTCTCGGCAGCTGGAGCTGGAACTACTATCACATTATCAACAG ATATGAAAGTACAATTGCTGGGCAGTTTTTTGGTCATACGCACTTAGACGAGTTCCAAATGTTTTATGACGAGGACACCATGAGCCGCCCGCTGGGAGTGGCTTTCATCGCTCCCAGTGTCACTACCTATGTTAATCTGAACCCAG GATACCGTGTCTACTATGTTGATGGTGACTACCCCGGCAGCTCTCGGCTCGTGCTCGACCATGAAACCTACATCCTCAACCTCACAAAGGTGAACCACAGTCCAGGGGCTCCACTCAGCCCAGAACAAAACCCGAAATGGACACTGCTTTACCGCGCCACCGAGGCATACGGTCTTTCCACCCTGTTCCCGTCTGATTACGACAAGCTGATGCAGGCCTTCATCAATGATGACCGAGTCTTCCAAAGGTTCTGGTACTTCAGACATAAAGGACACGTGTCGTCGCCCTGCAAGGAGACATGCAAAACCTCACTGCTCTGCTTTCTGCGGAGTGGGCGCTACGACGAGCTGGAGCAGTGCGACCTCCTCAATGGTTTTAAAGGCAACATGGTGAGGGCTGCCAGAAAAACCCTCTGCTGA